In Pyrus communis chromosome 8, drPyrComm1.1, whole genome shotgun sequence, one genomic interval encodes:
- the LOC137743845 gene encoding probable serine/threonine-protein kinase WNK11, producing the protein MLSENEDQSDKEPFIEIDPTGRYGRYNELLGCGAVKKVYRAFDQEEGIEVAWNQVKLRNFTNDPAMIERLYSEVRLLRSLTNKNIITLYKVWRDVEHNTLNFMTEVCTSGNLREYTKKHKHVSMKALKKWSKQILEGLEYLHTHEPCVIHRDLNCSNVFINGNVGQVKIGDLGLAAIVGKNHSAHSVLGTPEFMAPELYEEDYTEMVDIYSFGMCVLEMVTLEIPYSECDNVAKIYKKVSSGVRPQALNKIKDPEVRMFVEKCLAQPRARPSATELLKDPFFYEVEGDDNDKDV; encoded by the exons ATGCTGAGTGAAAACGAAGATCAGTCcgacaaagaaccattcatcgAAATTGACCCAACAGGGCGCTACGGCCGGTACAACGAGCTCCTAGGGTGCGGGGCTGTGAAAAAGGTGTACCGGGCTTTCGATCAAGAGGAGGGCATAGAGGTGGCATGGAACCAAGTGAAGCTACGTAACTTCACGAACGATCCTGCTATGATAGAGAGGCTCTACTCTGAGGTTCGGCTTCTCAGGTCGTTGacgaacaagaacatcatcacTTTGTACAAAGTGTGGCGGGACGTGGAGCATAACACGCTCAATTTCATGACTGAGGTTTGTACAAGTGGGAATTTGAGGGAGTACACGAAGAAGCATAAGCATGTTTCGATGAAGGCCTTGAAGAAGTGGTCAAAACAGATCTTGGAAGGGCTGGAGTATTTGCATACTCATGAGCCTTGTGTTATTCATAGAGATCTCAATTGCAGCAATGTATTTATCAATGGGAATGTTGGCCag GTGAAGATTGGTGATTTGGGATTGGCTGCTATAGTGGGGAAGAACCATTCAGCACATTCGGTGTTAGGGACTCCAGAATTTATGGCGCCCGAGCTGTATGAAGAAGATTACACTGAGATGGTGGACATCTACTCATTTGGTATGTGCGTGCTTGAGATGGTGACCTTGGAAATACCCTATAGTGAATGTGACAATGTTGCAAAAATATACAAGAAGGTATCCTCAGGAGTAAGACCCCAGGCCTTGAACAAAATCAAAGACCCGGAGGTGAGGATGTTTGTTGAGAAGTGCCTCGCCCAGCCTAGAGCGAGGCCTTCCGCTACTGAACTTCTCAAGGACCCATTCTTTTATGAAGTTGAAGGTGACGATAATGACAAAGACGTTTGA